The genomic stretch GTCAGGGGCTGTGGCCAACGGAtttaggtcagaagacaactctcTGTTCTGACCATGGGATCCAGAGACTGAATTCAGGTCATTGGGTTTGTACACGTCCTTACATGCCAAGCCATCCTGAAGCCCCAGGAATGGATTTTTATAACAATAGTTCATTCATAACGTATCCTAATTTTGTCCCTCAGAACTTAACTCTTATCTGAATAGAACACTTTTTCTAATTTTGAGaaatatttgattattttatatGTGCGTGTGAACATTCTTTAAACTTACCTATCATtcatattggggctggggattgaactcaggttctcatgcttggtGACAggggcctttacctgctgagccatctcaccagtcctccAAGACTTTCTTTCAGAAGCTATCTCATGTAtgaatgtcataatgaaacccactACTTTGCATGGTAACTTAAAATTTTGTATTGTGTGgcacagtagttaagagcaccggctgctcttccaaaggatccacACAAGGATCTCTAGAACCCACACAAGGGcttacaaccatctctaactcagGTTCCAATGAGTCAGAGGCCCTTTTCTGACTTGTGTGGgcaacacacaaagacacacacacacacacacacacacacacacacacacacacagaggatatgGAGATATACATGTAGGTagaacattcatatacataaaccaaaccaaactttaAGGCATGCTTCTATTGTGACTTAGTCTTTCCAATCTGCCTTAAAAACTCAAGGGGAAGGGCCTTCCCTGGGCTAAGCGAGGAAGTCCTGGGCACCCATGACTGGTGAGTGCTCTGCTAGTCTGTGTTTCTTGCCTGCTTTGCTTTAGAGCTTATCtgtgcttctgctgctgcttagTCAGGGAGTTAGAGAGAGCCCTGGCTCAGGTAGGCAGGCTCAGGGCCTGTTAGGGCCTACCTCACTGTCCACAAACAGTGAGATACCCAATTTGTCCTTGGTATGGAATCCAGGCGGCTTATTTGGAAAAGGAAGAGCGGACAAGAGGACAAGTTCTTCCCGAGCTACCTCCGGCCAGCACATTAGCTTCTGACCCTGTGCTGTGCCTTCCGCTCCTTTTCCTTCACACGttggctttgttttggttttctgtgttgGGACTGCAAGCTTCTACAATCAATACTGGCTATCATTTTGGTTTTCGTCTTCCAGAATGCTAGACATtgtcacatgcctataatctaagcacttgggaggctgaggcaggaggatcagttcaaAGCCATCTCAAGGCAGTAGGAGTTAGATGAAACTAAGACACCAGAAACagtgaagagaaaagaaacagaaaaactgaGGCTAAGACAAGATGTTAGAGACGAATTCTGTAAAGCAGGAATATACAGTCATATTCTGTCATCACTGAGGAGATGGAAAATCTGAGTTCAAGTACAGCCTACTCTAAGCAGTTCAAACTATGTCATTACAAAGCAGTTTAATGGTTACTGATTACCACAAAATGGTTGGAGCACCTGTCCACACAGCGACAGCACTTGGTATTAAGATATCATATTTTATATCTAATATACAATGCATGGAGCTACAGACTGGTGAAAACACGCTTAGAGAAGAGGGAAAACGGATAAAGCTAACAGCAGCATTCCCTCTGTGTCTACAGGCCGAGGCTTCCCAGAGGCAAGGGAAGGCTGGAGAAGGGAGGTCAGGTCAGAGTAATCAGGGAGGGTCTCTCCAGACCAACCAATTCCTAACCTCCTCTCAGCTTTATAATCTGTGACTAAGTCTTCTAGACACAGAGGTGCCTGAGGCTGCAATATGAGGATGTGACACCCTAGGCAGGAGAGGCATGGACAACATGTCTCTGGATGTAAGACAGAGAGATGGCACCTTGGACATTGGTATATCCACTTGGATACAGCTGAGACTTTCCATGTATCAAGTATCTAACAtcatcactgagggaaagaaGGCAACAAGAGCTGCCTTGTTCAAAGGGCAAGCCAGTGCCTCTCTAAGCAGACCATGCACTAATCTGGGCTCTACTGTGGCCAGAAGCCCTATTGGGAAGCTCTGGGGCTAGGGTGAGAGCAGCCGGGTGCCTTTCTGATGCTCCACCTTCCACCATGGGAGCCACTGCCCAAGAAGGCAGACACAGGCTGACCCAACTTAGATTTTATAAATGGCTTAGCAGCAGAAGCAGGTGACATGCATACAGTGTCTTGTTgtatagtccagactggccttgaatttggcGTCCTCGTGCCCCGGTcttccaaatgctagaattatagCTGTGTCAGCATACCTGCCTAGctcaatgaatgagtccaagctcatttttaaaaggaaaagaaaaagaatgggtGAGGAGTggagaagatggggaagaaaggggaggagaaggggaggggagaagagggaagggagaagagaggaggggaaggaaaggaggaaagggagaggagggaagggaaagaagggaggggacataggggagaggaggggaggggccgACTGAGGGGTGGAAATGGAAGGAAAGGGTGGGACAGGAGGGGACAAATGAGTTTCAGGCAGCACTTAGTCCCAGGGAATTATATTGTGGCAAATCAGAGGACTCTGTGGGTGGAGACAGGGATGACAACCCTGCTGACTGTGAGGGATGGCAAGAGAGGTTTGGGGAAGACTTTGCTCTCTAGCACATGAGGCCTGCTTTCCTGCTTGGCCTCTGTGACAATATGCTTAGGAGTGGTCCTGGGAGGTTTTGCTTCCTTGGCTTTAAGCCTAGTTCTGCAGTTTTGCCCTCCTTGTTGCCCCAAAACCTGCAGGGTGGCAAGATAGTGGATGTTGGTGGGGTTGGGTGGGAACACAGAGCTTTTCTGGGGCAGGAGGGACCAGTGCAGGCAGCACCTTTGGGACTCGGCTGACAACAGGTGGGTCCGGGTCACAGTGGGTGGGAAAGGCAGTATGTTGGTGACCTTCAGGCGGCTGGCCAGCTCGAAGTGTGCCTTTTCGCCTTTCCCGTCCACTCCTTTCAGTTCATCCGGACAAGCCATGCACTCGTCCTTTTCCACCCCCAGCACCTTTTCTTCCGGCTGCCAGAAAATATTCCTGCTTTTCTTACTCAGGCTGTCCAAGTTGTGAGAAGAGCTTTTCAGCGGGGGTAGAACCACGAGAGCCTTGGTTGCAACGGCGTCAGAGATGGAGAGCCCTTGGTCGGTGCTGCTGCTGGGGTTCCTGCAGGCCTTGCTGCTAACTGCCTCAGGGATGCCCCACTCCTCCATGCACCAGATAAACTCCTTCATttgcaggctttttttttctccatgcaAGTATGTGGGAAAGCAGAGTTTGTTAGGCTCTCTGGAAGCAGGGCCCTGGGAGGGACTGTTCCAGTTCTTCTCAGAGCCCCAATTCTTCTGGGAGCTCACCTCAGCCACAGCAGCCTCCTCCAGTTTCCCAGCCGCCGAGAGGGGCCGGGGCTCCAGACTCCCTTGCGAAAGACTCATACAGAACAAGCAGTTGCTGCCACCACTGGTGCCTTCTCCTACCCGCCCccttctcactttcttctttgaccagatGCAGGCAGTTGGTGAGGTCCTTCCCCAGCCATGGACCTGCAGAGACAGTAGCATGTCACCCTCAAGCCAGCTGTGCCAGGTCCTGCTTCCCCATCTTGGCCACACTCCTGGCAGCTTTACTtgagccacattttttttttcttaaaattgacgtatcttaaacacacacacacacacacacacacacacacacacacacacacacacacgcacacacaatcttAACATGGAGCCTAGCTGGCCATAAACTCCTGCCTCTGAATCTGAAACCCTAAACCTCCTAAAATCAAAACCCTGAACCTTTGCTATTTTAGCCTCACACAGGCAACTGTACTATAGCAGCGTATGCTAATCTCATGCTAATCTCGGGTTCAACAGGAGCTGCTGTTGACTAAAGCCCTCCGCAGGGCA from Rattus norvegicus strain BN/NHsdMcwi chromosome 19, GRCr8, whole genome shotgun sequence encodes the following:
- the C19h16orf46 gene encoding uncharacterized protein C16orf46 homolog — its product is MDLCEESETFLENKENKKIEDAEETALTFHCPDERSERNHVCCLLGVSELTLEEDGRASEFTISTGWEEAVHGWGRTSPTACIWSKKKVRRGRVGEGTSGGSNCLFCMSLSQGSLEPRPLSAAGKLEEAAVAEVSSQKNWGSEKNWNSPSQGPASREPNKLCFPTYLHGEKKSLQMKEFIWCMEEWGIPEAVSSKACRNPSSSTDQGLSISDAVATKALVVLPPLKSSSHNLDSLSKKSRNIFWQPEEKVLGVEKDECMACPDELKGVDGKGEKAHFELASRLKVTNILPFPPTVTRTHLLSAESQRCCLHWSLLPQKSSVFPPNPTNIHYLATLQVLGQQGGQNCRTRLKAKEAKPPRTTPKHIVTEAKQESRPHVLESKVFPKPLLPSLTVSRVVIPVSTHRVL